The nucleotide sequence AAACAGGATTTGTGTTATGATCATGATAGGATATTGAGGACGCGACATCATGACTTCCCTTGATCAACAGTTCAACCAGGCTGCACTCCATTGGGACTTGGACACGCTTTATACTGACCTCGCCTCTGCTAAGGGAAAACGTCTAACTCCGATGGAAAAGCTGCATTTGCGGGGGTTGTTGTCTGGGTTTAGTCCGGCGGAAATTGCTGAACAACTGGGAAAGAACGTTAAAGGAGTGAAAACTGACCTCTGTGTGACCTTATATCGATATGTGAAAAGTTTGGTTGATAAGTTAGATGCTCGGATAGAAAGTTGGCGAGAAGTGACTGAATGGTTAGAAGAAGCCGGATATAAACGACAGACACCCCCTGAGATTCCCGTTGATAGTTTGCTGACTGAAAAAAGTGTTGTTAATGTTAATAATATTCATATTGAAAATCATCAGTTAGTTGTTGTTTTTAGTTTAAAAATCCCTACAACATCCGCTACTTCAGAATCAAAGAAATATTCAGAGATCACAGAAAACTCAATAATTGCTGAAAATTTAGTTAATTAATAGTAGTTTTAGAGTTAGCGAAACGCTATCAAATTCCGGTAAAAACCTTATAACTCAAAAAACGTCAGGAATTACAAAGACAGATTTCTTTACGAGAACAATTATATGAAATTTTAGCGATCGCTACCAGTTTTTATCAACACGCTTTAAGACAATCAGAAAGACTTCAAGCCTTTAGTGTATAATAAGGCTAAATTAGATTATAGAAGGATAGTTCTATGACTGCCAACTTAATTCAAGCGTCATCTCCATCTATTGCCAAAGTGACTTATCCTGTGTTAATTCAACAACAGGATGAAGAATATATAGTAACAGTATTAGGTTTAGACTGTAAAGCTAAAGGTTCAAGTCGAGAAGCAGCACTAGAACAATTATTAGAACAAGTTAATGCTATTCTGAAACAAAGTGAAATTGTGCAGTTAGAAATTCCTCTACCCAAACCGGAACATCCTTGGATGAAATTTGCAGGAATGTATAAAGATAACCCACTTTTTGATGAAGTACAAGATTATATAAAAGCAGATCGAGAGCAACTTGATGCTGAAATGGAAGAATATTATTTTCAACTTGAAGCAAAGGAGGAAATAAAGTGAGTTTGTGGGTACTAGATACAGATCATATAACACTTTTTGAAAATCAACATCCTCTAGTTATAGAGCGTGTTATGGCAACTGATCCTGACGAGATTACTGTTACTATTATTACAGTAGAAGAACAAATGAAAGGATGGTTAAATGCAATTCAGCAATCTTCTCAATCTAATCGATTAATTTGGGGGTATAAAGGTTTACAAGATGGATTAAAGTTCTTTCAAACAATTCAAGTATTAGATTTTGATCAGGATGCTTACAATTGCTATATAGAGTTAGTCCGTCAAAAAATTAGAATTGGTACAAGAGATTTACGCATTGCTGCAACTGTAATTTCTAAAAATGGAATTTTAGTAACACGCAATCGACAGGATTTTGAACGAGTTCCTGGGTTGAGGTTTGAAGATTGGAGTAAAGATTAAAGGGATCATCAAGGGTATTTTATGGCAAAATAAAGATTTACAATTTTAATCTTATCTCTAATGCTGACTCCCCGAATTCATCCCGATACCATAGAGGACGTTAAGGAACGTGCTGATATTTACGATGTTGTTTCCGAGAAAGTGGTCTTGAAACGACGGGGGAAAGATTTTGTGGGGTTGTGTCCCTTTCATGAAGAAAAAACGCCGAGTTTTACCGTGAGTCCCACGAAACAAATGTTTTATTGTTTTGGATGTGGGGCGGCAGGAAATAGCCTGAAATTTATCATGGATTTGGAGAAACGTTCCTTTAGTGAGGTGGTTTTAGAGTTAGCAAAACGGTATCAAATCCCGGTAAAAACCTTAGAACCCGAAAAACGGCAGGAATTACAAAGGCAGATTTCTTTACGAGAACAATTATATGAGATTTTAGCGATCGCAACAAGTTTTTATCAACACGCTTTAAGACAATCAGAAGGATTACAAGCTTTAGATTATTTAAAATTAAAACGTCATATTAAAGAAGATACGATTCAATATTTTCAGTTAGGATACGCCCCCCAAGGATGGGAAACTCTCTATGATTATCTAGTTGAACAAAAACATTTTCCGGCGGAATTAGTCGAACAAGCGGGGTTAATTGTGCCTCGAAAAACAGGGAATGGCTATTATGATCGGTTTCGAGATCGGTTAATGATTCCCATTCAGGATAGTCAAGGGCGAGTGATTGGATTTGGAGGTCGGAGTTTAGGGGATGAACTACCCAAATATCTCAATTCTCCTGAAACAGAATTATTTGATAAAGGTAACACATTATTTGCCTTAGATAAAGCCAAAAATGCGATTAGTAAACAGGATTTAGCGATTGTTGTTGAGGGATATTTTGATGTGATCGCTTTACATACGGCTGGAATTGAGAATGTTGTAGCTTCTTTAGGAACTGCTTTAAGTTTAAATCAAGTAAGGCAGTTAGTTCGTTATACAGAATCCAAACAAATTATTCTCAATTTTGATGCGGATGCTGCGGGAAATAAAGCCGCAGAACGTGCCATTGGAGAAATTGAAAATCTGGCTTATCAAGGCTATATTAATTTACGGATTTTAAATATTCCTTCTGGGAAAGATCCTGATGAATTTTTAATTCATAATTCTGCCGAAGATTATCAAAAATTAGTCTTAAATTCTCCCTCGTGGATTGAGTGGCAAATTCAACGATTATTAATCGGAAAAAACTTGGAAACCGTTGCCCAGTCACAACAAGTTTCAAAAGTGATGGTAGAATTATTAAGAAAAATTGACAATGGCATACAACGGACTCACTATATTCAATACTGTGCTGAACTTCTCAGTCAAGGACAATCTCGATTAGTTCCTTTATTCGCTAAAAATTTACAAACCCAAGTTAATAAACCTTATTCAGATCATGAAAAACAAAAGGTATCTTCTGATTTACTTCCTCTTAATTCTGAACGCAGTTTATTAGAAGAAGCAGAAGTTAAACTACTGAGAATTTATTTACATTGTCCTGAATACCGTCTGACCATTCAGGATGCCTTAGAAGCGAGAGATTTACAGTTTAGTTTAGCCCATCATCGGTTTCTCTGGCGAGAAATTACCAACATTGAAGAAATAGCTGAAAAAGATTTAGATTCCGTTGATTTAATTTTGGAATTACAACAGGTTTGTTTACAAGAAAATCAACCAACAAAACAATTTTATCATCTCTTTTATTTGGATGAACATACAGAAATTGATATCCGTCGCGCCCGCTTAGTGATTCGCAGTTCTGTGGCTTCTATTGAAACGGTTATTTGTCAAAAAAGACGAGATATGGCTTTAAAATTATGGCAGGAAACAGATGTGGGAAAAGAGCAAAATTTGGCTCAAAAATATTATCAACAAATTGATGCAGAAACCAAATGGATGTGGGAATTAAAACGAATTCGGGATACTCAATTTGATGATTTAATTTCTGTTCCTTTAGGGGGAATTAATTTTAATTAAAAATTAGATAGTGTCCCTTTAAATGTGCCATTTTTTTGATTGAAACATCATATATAGCAATCCTAAATAGGTTGTAATATTAAATCCTAAAATTGATACTACAGATAATCGCCTAAATCCCCTGTAGTAGAGACGTTGCATGCAACGTCTCTACTACAGGGGACAGATGCGTAGCAAACATTTAAAGATTTCATATAATATTTTATCGTAGGGGTGGCGTCCTTCCAAACCCTCTTTGCGCCTGGGTTTGGTTTCCAAACTCCTACAGAACTTTATTAAGTAGTATAAATGTAATATAGCGAGCCTAAGTGACGCTAGAGAAAGTAAAATAACTAGACTCGAATTCCCCAAAATAGCAAACTATCCTAGGGAAATACAGAGGGAAAAGTTGACTGAAATATAAATAAAATGAATCTAGGATAAGAACCTACTCATAAATGGCAACTCTTCCTGATTAACGCCAATGAAATTGTAAAGTAGAGTGTTCACTTTGGAAAGTTTTATTATTCATTAATTTGAAAATTTCCCCTTGATTACACCCATCCGCTATCCACTATCTAATAGCAATTAAATCCGCCAATACCCCCCTCTAAATTAAACCTTTTAAGTTGACTGAAACCCTTATTTGAGTTCAATAATTCACGGGTTTACAAGGCGGATTAACACTTTAATCATTCCAGAAGGAGTCAATGATGTTACACAAAAGTCTGCTAATTTTAACCGTAACCCTGTTATCAATGATAACCTCTACGCCAGCGAAAGCTTCAGAGTTTATTCCGTCGAGTTTTTCTGTGGAGTCTCCCTGTCCTATTCTGAATACTACATCCCAACAACAACTTTTACCTTCTCTGTGTCCCCAAGCTAGAGAGGAAGGTCAGGAAATCATTCAAGATACGGGTAGACCTCCACGGGATTAATATTAAAGATCAGCCCCGGCATCACTGGAACAAATTCTAATCACCCTCATCCCCCCAGTAGAGATATGAAGTTTCAACTCAATATCTCTACTGTTTTTTGTTTCAATCTCCTAGGAGTAGGGCTTTGAACGGTATGACAACCCCAGAAACTGTAATCCTGATTGCTGATTTTGTGATAAAGTTAAAAATTGTAAAGAAATATGAGAGTCAGATGATCTCCGGGTTAACAAAAAACCCATATTGCTTACATTTATAGACATTGATAGGAACTTCCATGCAACAGAATTGGCTGCACAGATTGCTTCTCTCTCTTGCTGTATTTGCTCTAGTGCTTTCGACTTGGGCATTTGCACCCGTTGCTCATGCGTTTAATAATCCTGATTTACTGCCTAAAATTCAAACCCCCGTTATTGACCTCGCCGGAATTTTGACCGACGTTCAGGAAAACCTATTAGCAAAAGATATAGAAGAGTTTGAAACCCAAACCGGATGGAAACTGAGAGTTTTAACTCAATTTGACCAAACCCCCGGTCGCGCCGTTAAAGACTATTGGGGACTGGATGATAAAAGCGTTTTATTAGTCGCCGATGAACGGGGTGGGAATATTCTCAACTTTAGCGTCGGTCGTCAGGTTTACCCGTTTCTGTCTCGGACATTTTGGGTAGAATTACAAACGCGCTTCGGAAATCAATATTTTATTCGAGAAAATGGAGAAGACCAATCGGTACTCCAATCCATTGATACGATTCAAGGCTGTTTAGTTCAAGGTGGCTGTCGAGTCGTTCCCGGACTTCCTCAAGAACAGTGGATTTTAACCTTAATTACCTCGGCTCTCGGTGGAATCATTTGTGGTATTGCCAGTATTCCCCGCAAACCTGGACAAGTGATTGCATGGCAATGGGCGTTAATCTTCTCTCCTCTGTGGGGGATTTTATTTATTGCCTTTGGAATTGGCCCTGTTGTTTCTCGTACCCAGGAATGGCTTCCCCTCGTTCGCAATATTTCTGGCTTCCTGATTGGTTTCTTAGTGGCTTATCTCACTCCGGTGTTCAATCACTCCTCCTCCCCAGAAGCTTAAGAATGTTGACCGTTGGCGGTTGACGGTTAATTGTCAAGGTGCGTGGACGCTGGCAACGACCTTACTCCTACACTCTGTTCTCGTCACAACGCCAACAACCTGATACACTGAATAAGTTGTAATCTGGTTGTGCTAAGTCAATTTTTCTTAGCCGCAGAACTGAAGAAGCTAACAATCGGCGAGTCACAATGGAATGGCATATTACCGATGCCCAGAGTTTAGGAATTATTGATGACGAAATTGGCGATCATGTATTTTCGCCAGCCGAATACGAAATTGTTCGTCGGGTGATTTATGCGACGGCGGATTTTGAATATAAAAGTTTAGTTCGTTTTTCTGACCAAGCGTTACAAGGGGGGGCGGCGGCTTTAGCGGCTCGGACAACGATTGTCGTTGATGTGCCAATGGTACAGGTGGGGATTACTCCCCGCATTCTTTCGACTTTTGCGAATCCTGTTTATTGTTCGATGGAGGCGGTAACACGACCCCAACGAGAAAAAACCCGCTCGGCTTGGGGGATTGAAACCTTGGCAAAGCGCTATCCTGAAGCGATTTTTGTTATTGGTCAAGAACAAACAGCCCTTTCTGCCATTGTCGATTTAATTGAAGCGGATGAGATTAAACCGGCTTTAGTGATTGCCACTCCTTCTGGTTTTGTCGGGGCTGATGTCGCCAAGTCCCGTTTAAATGATTCGATGGTTCCCCATGTTCGTATTGACGGACGCAAGGGTAGTGCAGTTGTGGCGGTGGCCTTAGTCGATGCCTTAGTTGATCTGGCTTGGCAAGCCTATGGTCGAGAAGGCAATGGCAGTTAGAGGGGTTTGGGGTATCCGGTACAAAATAGGGGAAAATTAAGGTCTGACTCCTAACTCCTTCCCCCATCAGTCCTATAATTTTTGAGGTTTTATATCACAGTTTTGCTAGTTTGTCAAGGAGGAGTCGAGAAGGCGGAAATTGAAGACGTGCGCGATGTTAGCTGATTTTAGGGAATTTTTGAAGGCTTGAATCAATTTTTAACGATAGAATGGCTGTTCGGGCTGATTTTTTGGAGCTAAGATACAAGAATAACAATTTAGTCTATCTACTAAAATGCTAACATTTGCTCCAAACCTTGTCAAGTCGTTCCCTTAATAAAAATAATTCTCATTAATTTGGCTTTTATTAAGAATTGTAAACCCACGATTGTTTTGAAATTTAAAATTGTTTAACTAGATATATTAGATTAGTTAATAATTTTAGGTTAAAAAACAGCTATTTTTGGGGTCTTCATCACACCGGGCGGTTAAAACATAGTTTGAAGGTAGACTCTCCGATTTTATTCAGTGGAGGACTTTATTTTTGAGTTTAAGAATTTCTGGAAATCGCTTAATTAAAACTTTACCAGGGGAAGAAACACGCCCCACATTAGCGCGGGTTAGAGAAGCGGTTTTTAATATTTGGCAGGGTCAAATAGAAGGCTGTCGCTGGTTAGATTTATGTACGGGTAGTGGTTCAATGGGAGCCGAAGCATTAGGCCGGGGAGCATCAGTTGTGATTGGGATAGAACAACATAGAAAAGCTTGTCAAGTGATTCAAGAAAATTGGCAAAAAATTGCCGATTCTTCCCAACAGTTTCAAGTTATACGAGGGGATATTTTAGGAAAGTTAAAAACTTTATCTGGGCAACAATTTGATTGTATTTATTTTGATCCGCCCTATGATAGTAATCTTTATCAACCCACCTTAGAGGCGATCGCCCAATATCAACTACTATCTGCGGAGGGAGAGATTGCCGTTGAGCATCATCCCCATCGTTGGCAAATTCAACCTATTACGGGGTTAGAAATTTGTCGAGAAAAAATCTATGGAAATTGTGCTTTAACGTTTTATTGTTTAAAATAATAGAATCAGGAATAAATGCCCTCTAATTGGAGTTTTTATGTCTTACGAACAAGAAAAGCAAATTGCAATTGCAGCGACATTAGCGGCTGGAAAACTATGTGAAAAAGTGCGCCGCAGTATCCCGCCTGCGATGGAGAAAAGTGATAAAAGTCCGGTGACAGTTGCTGATTATGGTTCTCAAGCCATTATTTGTAAAGCACTAGCAGAAGTCTTTCCCAATGATCCCGTTGTCGGGGAAGAAGATGCAACGGAATTGCAAACTCCAGAAATGGCAGAAAATTTAGCAAAAATTACCCAATATGTACAAGAAATTATTCCTGATGCCACCTCAGAACAAGTCACAGATTGGATTAATAAAGGAAATGGAAAAGTTGGAAATCGCTTTTGGACATTAGATCCCATTGATGGCACAAAAGGATTTTTAAGACAAGATCAATATGCCATTGCTTTAGCTTTAATTGAAGATGGGGAAGTTAAAGTTGGGGTGATGGGATGTCCGGCTTATCCGGTGGAAAATCATGAACCGGGAGCTTTATTTGTGGCGGTGCGAGGACAAGGCGCAACGATGATAATTTTGGCAACGGGTGAAGAAATTCCGATTCAAGTTGTGCCGGAAAATGATATCGAAAATCTTCGGTTTGTGGGCAGTGTTGAAGCCAGTCATGGAGATATTGATCGTCAGGATGCTGTAGCAAAAGCAGTCGGAATTATTGCTCCGGCGATTAAAATGGATTCTCAGGCCAAATATGGGGCGGTTGCTTCTGGAAAAGCGGCGTTATATTTGCGACTTCCTTCTCCTAAAACTCCTAATTATCGAGAGAATATTTGGGATCATGCGGCGGGAGCAATTGTTGTTGAAGAAGCGGGAGGACGAGTTAGTGATATGTTTGGTAAACCTTTAGATTTTGCCTCTAATCCTAAAATGTTAGATAATCGTGGTATTTTAGTTAGTAATGGCATTATTCATGATACGGTTTTATCGGTATTGACTCAATAAATTTCTCCGAGTTAATCAGGATTAAACCTAGGATAGAATTAAGATCGTTTTAGGGCGAGGAGATCCATCCGTGTTAACTTAACTCCAAAAAGCTATAATCAGAGCTTTGATCAGATGTCCCTAAATCCCCCTTAAAAAGCAGGGGGTTTTCATTTTACAAAATTGGCGGCTCAATTTGACTCCCCAATTTTGTAAAATGAGGCAAAAAAACTGTCAGTATTGTCTTAATTTTTAAGTTCTGGGCTATATGTTTTCCAGTCAAGAAAGATGACCCATAAACTACTACTAAGAGCGGCGGCAAAGAAACACCACACTGAAATAAAAGTAGTTTGATAAAAGCTATCCGCCAAAATAAAAGAAAGAATAAGCAAAATGCCAAATAGCATTAATAACCGTTGGCTTGAGATCAAAAAGGGAAGACTTATCACTAGCAAATACAAATATTTACAAATCTCATAAAAAGAGATAAACTTAAAATCATATATTAAATTAAGATGATACAATAAATTGCCTGAATAATTAGTAGCCAAAACTTCTTCTCGAATTACACAACTCAGAAGATAAATTCCTAAACCTAATCCGATGATTGTCAACGTTAAAATTACTTTTTGGCGAAGGGGATCTTTTTCTAATAAATACACAGAAACCGGGCATAAAATTAACCAAACTCCTGTAGCAAAGCTTAAAAAACCATAGGCTCCTATAGAATATAGAAGAGATGATTGATGATCTAAATTTAACCAGACCATTCCCTCCAGAAATTGCTGAGTTGCAAATAATAACGGAAAAGAAGCTAATAAAATCTGATTTTTTGAGGTCGTTTGTGTTAGTGTCGCAATTCCTAACACCGATAAGGAGAGACTGGCGGTAAAACTTGCCGTTGCTGAAAAGCACATAAAAATATTAGACTCCTAAGTTCTTAAAACCGTAGATTTTTTGAATACATCGTTAACAAGTCTGTTGATTTCTCTGCTTTTCCTGGTGAAGTACCACTGCCAACGTTTCACTTATGGCGTGGGCTTCCTCCTTCGCGGACAAATGCCTCCCCCAAAACCAAGTTTGAGATTGGTCTTACTTCATCTCCAGAGGCTAAAACGCCACTTCCTGACGCTAAAAAATAGTCCCGCAAATTACACGCTGCATTGATATCTCGATCATGCAGCTTTCCGCATTTCGGGCATTCCCAAATTCTGATTTGTAAGGGCATAGACTTCATTTTATGCCCACAACAATTACAGGTTTTAGAACTGGGAAACCCTCGATCTACAAAAACAACAACCTTGCCTTGTTCTTGGGCTTTATACTCAGTTAATGTTTGTAACATTCCCCAAGTAGCATCCGTTATTGATTTAGCTAAACAATGGTTCTTACTCATGCCTTTAATATTCAGATCCTCAAACACGATGACTTGATTTTCGTCTACTAACTTGCGGGAAAGTTTATGATGAGAATCTGATCGACAATTAGCAATTTTATTGTGAACTTTAGCGACTTTAATCCTAGCTTTTTTCCGGTTTTGACTGCCTTTGAGTTTTCGAGAGAGGCGTTTTTGGTATTTAGCTAGTTTCCGTTCATACTTCCGATAGAATTTGGGAGGTTTAATTTTCTCCCCATCAGAAGTTACAATTAGCGAATCTAAGCCTAAATCAATACCAATTACTTTTCCCTGGGTTGAGGTTTCTGGGTATTCTCCAGCTATCTCAATTCTCAAGGAAGCAAAATACTGACCACCAGGCGTCATAGAGACGGTAATTGATTTCACTTTTCCTTTGATAGGTCGGTGAAATTTAACTTTAACTTCACCTAACTTAGGAAGTTTAATTGTTGATTGGGTTAGCTTAAATGCCTGGGGATAGGTTACGGATTGTTTACGATGTTTTGACTTAAATCTAGGATGCTTCCCGATTCCTTGAAAGAAGTTTTTAAAAGCTTTATCTAAATTCTTTAGGGATTGTTGAAGAACTTGACTTGCTACTTCAGTTAACCAGGGTTTTTCCTGTTTGAGTCCGGGTAATTGATTGGCGCATTTGACATAACTTAACCCCTGACCTGTGTTTTGATAAGTATTGTTCCACTCCGCCAAAAAGTGATTGTACACGAATCGAGCGCACCCAAACTCTTTGGAGAGTTGGATACGCTGTTCTTCTGTGGGATACAATCGGACTTTTAAAGCGGTGAACATAATAACTATGATAGACTTTCTACTAAGATAATATAATTTAACGGCGAATATGTTTCTAGCTGTGGTGAATATAAGACTTGAAAAACTCAAGTCTTATATTCACCGAACAAGAGCGTCCAAACTAAGCAGAATATTATTATTTTTTAATGTCCCGCAATTCATCCAGACACCAACGATTCGATGAGTGATTTTTGTCCCTTCTTGCTCCCATTTGCGATACATTAGAACAACAGGGCAAGTTACTATACAGCATTAAGAGGATATTGTATTCGTGGTAGCCGTGAATCAACCGATTACAGTCAATGATCAAAATCTAATTGAAAAAGCACTTTTGCTAAAAGTGAAACGACTGACTTCTGCACGAGGACAACTGGTGCTTCCTTGTGCCCCTGCTTTGCTAGAGGAATATATGAGTCAGTTTAACGCTTTGTTAATCGCATTGGGGCAGAACTTTACCTCAGATGAATTAAATGGGTTACGTCAGCTTGTAGAACGAAAACTCAATGAAGGATATCAAGCTTCACCCCATGCTCGTTTAGTGTTTAAATATGAACCCCCTAACCCCACCCACGGATTAACCAGTGGATTAAAAATCACGGTGACAACGGAAGTAGCCTCTTTAGAAAATAAATATCAACGCTGGTTAACCACCCGTGAAGGGCCGTTGTTTGGGTCACATCCCGATGCCAAATTAATGGCGGTCGTGTCCGAGTTATCGGACCCAGCCCGCAGTCCCATTTTAGATATTGGGGCGGGTGTAGGTCGTAATACTCTGCCTTTAGCGCGAAAAGGACATCCCGTAGATGCTGTCGAACTGACCCCAGACTTTGCTCAAATTATTGCCAAGGAAGCCAAAGAAAACAACTTACCCATTCGGGTGATTCAAAGCAATATTCTCAACCCGGCTTTAGTTTTGCCAGCTAATTATTATCGATTAGCTTTAATTGCAGAGGTGATTTCCCATTTTCGCAACTTAGAGGATGTCCAAACTCTATTAACAAAAGTGTGTGATGCAGTTGTTCCTGGGGGGTTAATTTTATTCAATACGTTTATCACCCATGACAACTATGAACCCAATAATAAAGTGCGGGAAATGGGGCAAATTCAATGGTCATACTTGATTACCCGTCCTGAAATTAATCTGCTGTTAAAAAGTTTACCCCTAGAACTGATATCCGATGAGTCAGTTTATGAATATGAACGTGCTCATCTACCCCCGGAAGCTTGGCCCCCTACCAATTGGTTTGAACATTGGTCACAGGGTCGAGATATTATCCCCATCCAAAACCCGCCCATCTCTCTGCGTTGGTTACTATGTCGGGTTAAGAAATAATTCAGCCGTTTCCGCTTCTCGATTCCCCCGTTGGCTACAATAGGGGGGATTGTTTAATCAACTTGACACCGTAGGATAGAAGATATTAGCACTCATTGGTCAGGAGTCAAACAGCCCATGTCGGAAGAGTTAACCCCCTCCCTGTTTCCTGTGGACTCTCCTCCACCCAGTCAACCCGCCTCTAAATTAGGATTTTTAGGCGTTTTTAAAGCATGGCCTGAATATAATAAAGGCAATCGATTTTATAAATTAGGACGCTATGAATTCGCCTTTGAACGATATGATCAAGCGGTGAATTATAAACCCGATTGGTATTCTGCCTGGTTAAGACGGGGAAATAGTTTGCGGAAATTAAAACGTTATAAAGATGCCTTAGCGTCCTATGATCGGGCGATTAAAATTAAACCAGAAGATTATTGGGCGTGGACGTTTCGGGGTATTGCTTTAGCTAAATTAGAACGATGTGAAGAAGCGGTGGCTTCCTTTGATAAAGCGATTACTATTGAACCGGAAAATTTTGAAGCTTGGTATGAACGGGGTTTAGCGTTAGAAGCGTTATTACAATATAAAGCAGCAGCAGCTTCTTATAAACGAGCTATTGAAATTAAACCGAATGTTTCTTCGATTTGGTATCATCAAGCCAATGCTTTAATGAATGAAGAACGTTATAGCGATGCGGTGGCTTCTTATGATCGGGCAATTCAATTACAGCCTGCTAATTATGAAGCTTGGTTTAATCGGGGTGAAATGTTATTAAGTCAACAGAAATATGCCGATGCGATCGCCTCTTATGAACAAGCCATTCAATTGCAACCCAAGAGTTATCAAGCCTGGTTTAATCGAGGAATTGCTTTACAAAAATTACGGCGATATGCAGAAGCGATTACCTCCTATGATACGGTCATTCAACTGCAACCCCAGGATTATGAAGTTTGGTTTTATAAAGGCATGGCGTTGCTGCATCATCAACACCATCAAGAGGCTTTAAATTGTTTAAATCAAGCCTTACAAATTAATCCTGATTCGGCTGCGATTTGGATTAGTCGCGCTCAAGCCTTATTAGATTTAAAACAATATCAAGCCGCGATCGCATCCTTTGATAAAGCAACCCAATTAAACTCTAATTTTCCTGAAGCTTGGTTAGGTCGAGGCAAAACCCTGTGTGAACTCGGACAATATCAAGAAGCAATTATTGCCTATGATAATGCCTTGCAAATTCAACCGGATTTTCTGGATGCTTGGAATTGTCGAGGAGAAGCGTTAGAAAAATTAGATCGGTTTGAAGAAGCGTTAATTGCCTACGATAAAGTGGTACAAATG is from Planktothrix sp. FACHB-1365 and encodes:
- a CDS encoding class I SAM-dependent methyltransferase, which produces MVAVNQPITVNDQNLIEKALLLKVKRLTSARGQLVLPCAPALLEEYMSQFNALLIALGQNFTSDELNGLRQLVERKLNEGYQASPHARLVFKYEPPNPTHGLTSGLKITVTTEVASLENKYQRWLTTREGPLFGSHPDAKLMAVVSELSDPARSPILDIGAGVGRNTLPLARKGHPVDAVELTPDFAQIIAKEAKENNLPIRVIQSNILNPALVLPANYYRLALIAEVISHFRNLEDVQTLLTKVCDAVVPGGLILFNTFITHDNYEPNNKVREMGQIQWSYLITRPEINLLLKSLPLELISDESVYEYERAHLPPEAWPPTNWFEHWSQGRDIIPIQNPPISLRWLLCRVKK
- the tnpB gene encoding IS200/IS605 family element RNA-guided endonuclease TnpB, encoding MFTALKVRLYPTEEQRIQLSKEFGCARFVYNHFLAEWNNTYQNTGQGLSYVKCANQLPGLKQEKPWLTEVASQVLQQSLKNLDKAFKNFFQGIGKHPRFKSKHRKQSVTYPQAFKLTQSTIKLPKLGEVKVKFHRPIKGKVKSITVSMTPGGQYFASLRIEIAGEYPETSTQGKVIGIDLGLDSLIVTSDGEKIKPPKFYRKYERKLAKYQKRLSRKLKGSQNRKKARIKVAKVHNKIANCRSDSHHKLSRKLVDENQVIVFEDLNIKGMSKNHCLAKSITDATWGMLQTLTEYKAQEQGKVVVFVDRGFPSSKTCNCCGHKMKSMPLQIRIWECPKCGKLHDRDINAACNLRDYFLASGSGVLASGDEVRPISNLVLGEAFVREGGSPRHK
- a CDS encoding tetratricopeptide repeat protein, producing the protein MSEELTPSLFPVDSPPPSQPASKLGFLGVFKAWPEYNKGNRFYKLGRYEFAFERYDQAVNYKPDWYSAWLRRGNSLRKLKRYKDALASYDRAIKIKPEDYWAWTFRGIALAKLERCEEAVASFDKAITIEPENFEAWYERGLALEALLQYKAAAASYKRAIEIKPNVSSIWYHQANALMNEERYSDAVASYDRAIQLQPANYEAWFNRGEMLLSQQKYADAIASYEQAIQLQPKSYQAWFNRGIALQKLRRYAEAITSYDTVIQLQPQDYEVWFYKGMALLHHQHHQEALNCLNQALQINPDSAAIWISRAQALLDLKQYQAAIASFDKATQLNSNFPEAWLGRGKTLCELGQYQEAIIAYDNALQIQPDFLDAWNCRGEALEKLDRFEEALIAYDKVVQMTTEDTALATKAGLQRGEALEKLERYDEAIIAYKKVIRVQPDNFEVWVHLGKTLEKVEKYLEAAEAFQQAVKIWPESYSTWLQWGLALESAQRYQDALTVYDKIIQRKPDYYQAWIRRGMTFEQMNCYQDANRSYGVALEMQPNSAEAVIHRNRVNLKLKNN